The DNA region TTTGCCATGGTAAAGTTAGTAGTCAAAACTGGATTAAAATCCATAAATTGTGGCATGAAAAAGGAAGACAAAGCAATGCTACCATGCTTTTTGGCCATATAGAAGAAAGAACTCATAGAATTGATCATATGTTAAGATTGCGTGCTTTGCAAGATCAAACTGGGGGTTTTAACGCTTTTATCCCTTTAGTTTGGCAAAAAAACAATAGCTTTATAAAAAGTGATAAAACCATGGATAGTGAAGAAATTTTAAAAACTATTGCCATTGCACGTTTAATTTTAGATAATATCAAAAATATCAAAGCTTACTGGGCTACAATGACTTTAAATTTAGCCATGGTAGCTCAAGAATTTGGGGCAAATGATTTAGATGGTACTATAGAAAAAGAAAGTATACAAAGTGCAGGAGGAGCAAAATCTTCTCAAGGCACAAATTTAAAAACTTTTATTGATATGATTAAAACCTCAAATCTCATTCCTGTAGAACGCGACAGTCTTTATAATGAACTTAAAATCTATTAAATGAGGTAAATATGCATATTTTCAAACTTCAAGAAAATAAAACAAATTTTAAAACTGAAATTATAGCAGGACTTACCACCTTTTTAGCTATGGTTTATATCATTCCTGTTAATTCTAGCATAGTAGGAAATACTGGTATGCCTATAGAAGCTTTAATCACTGCAACAGCTTTAATTAGCATTATTGCAAGTGCTTTTAATGCTTTTTTTGCTAATACCCCTATAGCTATGAGTGTAGGAATGGGACTTAATGCTTATTTTACTTTTACAGTTTGCTTAGGACAAAATATAGCTTGGCAAAGTGCCTTAGGGGCGGTTTTTATTTCTAGTATGATTTTTTTTATTCTTTCTTTTACTCGATTTCGCCTTTGGATTATTGCTAGTATACCTAAAGATTTACGCCTTGCAATTTGTGCTGGTATAGGTTGTTTTATCGCTTTTTTAGGTCTTAGTCAAATGGGTATTATTATACACAATAAAGACACTTTAGTAAGCATAGGAAATTTTAAAAGCACTTCTGTACTTTTTGGAATTTTCACCCTAGCTTTAATCATCTTTTTTTGGGCTATAAGATTGCGCGGAGTTTTTATTTTAGGAGTATTAATCAGTTCTATTATAGCTTGGATTTTTCATTTAGATCATGCAAGCTTTCCTACACAAATTCTTTCTTT from Campylobacter hepaticus includes:
- a CDS encoding NCS2 family permease, with product MHIFKLQENKTNFKTEIIAGLTTFLAMVYIIPVNSSIVGNTGMPIEALITATALISIIASAFNAFFANTPIAMSVGMGLNAYFTFTVCLGQNIAWQSALGAVFISSMIFFILSFTRFRLWIIASIPKDLRLAICAGIGCFIAFLGLSQMGIIIHNKDTLVSIGNFKSTSVLFGIFTLALIIFFWAIRLRGVFILGVLISSIIAWIFHLDHASFPTQILSLPNFSSEDGLGSIFLKLDIKSALNISMIPIILTFFITQLFDSIGTITGIGERGKIFDNPENGEKKLGKTLIADATSSALGSIVGTSTVTAFVESSTGVESGGRTGLSALVVSICFIFTLFLLPLFKAIPANAIYPVLTMVGILMFMEVKNINFQDSAIAVASFFTITMMPLTYSITTGFAFGFISYLLVRIFKREWDKINIGIIVLSLISLGNFLLIALQ